The Mycolicibacterium flavescens genomic interval CACCGACACGGCCGTCGTCAAGGGGCCGGGAGGTGAGCTGCTGGCGCCGGTCGAGATCACGCCCGAGATGCGGCGGGGCGTGGTGTCGTTACCGCACGGCTGGGGCCACGATCGCGACGGCACGGGTCAACGGGTGGCGGCCGGTGCGCCGGGCGTGAACGTCAACCAGCTCAACGACGGCAACCGTCTGGATCCGCTGTCGGGGACCGCGGTGCTCAACGGGATCCCGGTGGATATTGCGCCCGCGGGTTAGGTCAGCTCGTAGACCACGGTGACGTTGAAGCCGACGGCCTGCTGGCCCGGCTCGAACGGCACCGTCGCCATTTCCGCGGCCTGCCCGCGCGGACCCGGATACGGCGTCGGGGGCGACGAGGAAGGCACCTCGGATATCGAGAGGACCTTGCCGAGGTCCAATTCGGCCAGCAGCGCGTACTGTTCGGCGCGGCTCTTGGCGTCGTTGAAGGCCCGGGCGCGCGCTTCGCGCACCAGTTGTGAGTCGTCCTCGATTGCGAGGGTGACGTTGTTGATCCTCGTCGCGTTGCCGCCCCTGCTCGCGATGATCCCGAACACCTGTGGCGCCGTGTTGAGCGCGCGGACCTTGATGTCGATCGTGTTCGTCGCCCGGTAGCCATTGATGGTCGTGGTGTCGCCGCCGGCGTACTGCGGCTGCACGCTCACCTCGGAGGTGTTGATGTCCTTGCGGTCGATGCCCGAGTCGACGAGCGCGTCGATGACACCGCGCTGCAGTTGGCTGGTCTGGTTCAGGGCGCCGGCGGCGTCGGCGGCGACGACCTCCATCCCCGCGTTGATCGTCAGTGTGTCGGGTGTGCCGAGCACCTCACCGGAGCCGACGACCGTCACCTGGCGTTGTGTGCTGTTGTCGTCGTTGGTGAGGACGGGGGCGGCCGTCGCGTCACAGCCCGAGAGCAGGGCGATCAACCCGGCCGCCGCGGCCGCGAGGATTCGGGTGGGCGTCTTCGCCCGGGCAGCGATTGGCATGGCTGGCACCCTACCGTCAGGGGGTCACCATGATCTTGCAGTGCGTGTCGGGGTCGGCGAGTTCGTCGAACGCGGCGCCGACGCCTTCTAGTCCCACCTCGCCGGTGATCAGCGGCGAGACATCGATTCGCCCGTCGGCGATGGCGCGCAACGTCTCCGCGAACTCGTTGTGGTCATAGGAGTTGACGAACTGGACGTTGATCTCCTTGGCGATGCCGAACAACGGCGTGACCGTGTCGGGCTGCATGCACACTCCGGCCACCACCAGGCGGCTGCCCAACGGAGCCCTGCGCATCACGTCGTCGATGATCCCGGGGATGCCGACGGCCTCGAAGGTCACCGCGGGTGTCGCGCCGTCGAACGGAGAACCCTGCGCGGGATCGAGGGTCACGTGCGCGCCCATCGTCGCGGCGAGTTCCCGCCGGCGCACCGAGAAGTCCGCCGCCGCAACGTGTTCGATGCCCTTGAGGCGCAGGGCGGCGATGATCGCGATGCCGATCGGACCGCAGCCGATCACCAGCGCGGCCTCGCCGGGGGCGATGTTGGATTTGTTGACGGCGTGCAACCCGACGGCCAACGGTTCGGTCAGCGCGGCGTGCCGAGGGTCGACACCGTCGGGCACGCTCAGCAGTAGCGGCACCGACAGCAGCATCCTCTCGGCGTATCCACCGAGCACGGTGTTGCTGGACATGATCGGCTCGAAGCCCTTGGGCGACAACAATACCGGTAGCGACGTGACAAGAGTTCCTGCAGCGGGCGCATCGGTGCCCGGACCGGCCTCGAGGATTTCAGCGCTGAATTCGTGGCCCATGAACACGTCATTGCCGAGGTCGACGGGCAGGCCACCTTGCACCGGCATACCGGTGATCTCGCGAGTCAGCCGCACCATCTGGTCGCCGTGTTTGGCGAAGTGCAGATCCGAACCGCAGATCCCGCAAGCCTTGACCGCGACCAGCACCTGACCCTCTTGGGGAACCGGTTCGGGCACGTCGTCGCGGACCACCATCTGTCCGCCTCGCAGTACGGCAGCGCGCATTCACCAATCCAATCGGTTCAAGAACCCCAGCAACGCGGCGTTGACCGCCGCGGGCCGCTCCTGCGGCAGCCAGTGCCCCCCGTCGATCATCACCTCGCGGTAGTCGCCCGAAACCACCTCGCGGGCGCGGTCCCGCCGGGCGAAGGCCTGGGTCGGATCCTCTGTGGCGCCGACGAACAACGCAGGCACGCCGATGGTCGTCGCCGGGGTGTTCGCCGTCAGCTCCCAGTTGCGGTCGAAGCAGCGGTACCAGTTGAGCGCACCGGTGAAGCCCGTGCGGGTGAACTCCTCGACGTAGTGGTCGAGTTCGCGCTCGTTGATCCAGTCGGGCAGGCCGTCGGGCTCGGGGATACGGGACAAGAGCCCAGCCGGTCCCTGCGCGATCATCCGGTCGCCGACGAGTCCGCCCTTCGACGAGGCCGTCGACGCGAGCAGCTTGCGGATCGACGTGGCGGGGTCTCGGTTGAGCTCCGCGTCGGCCGGACCCGGCTCCTGGAAGTAGAGGATGTAGAAGAACTTCTCGCCGAAGATGCGCCGGAACGCCTGCGTCGTGGGCACCCGCGAGCGCGGCACCGGCGGTGTGCAGACACCGACTACCCCGGCGAAGCGGTCCGGATGCAGCAGCGGCGAAGCCCACGCCACCACCCCGCCGAAGTCGTGGCCGACGATGACCGCGCGGTCGGCGCCGACGTCGTCGAGCAGGCCGACGATGTCGGCGCTCAGCTCCACGATGGTGTAGGCGTCGACGGCCTCGGGTTTGGACGACTGCCCGTAGCCGCGCTGATCGGGAGCGAGCACGTGATAGCCCGCCTTGGCCAATGCGGGCAGCTGGTGGCGCCAGGAGAACCCCAGTTCGGGAAAACCGTGGGCGAGTACCACCAGCGGAGCGCCCGGTTCGCCCGCCTCGAGCACACGCAGGTGGACGCCGTTGGTGTCGACGAACCGCTCGGTCCAGGTGATCACGATCCCCACCCAAGCACAGTCCTGGGCGCGCGAGTGTGTAGTTGAAGCACGCCGCCGCGGCCGGCAGCGTGCGGGTAACCCACGTTCGCCGGGACGTCGGGAGAACCGTCGGGAACCTTGGTTCGTTGGTCTAGCGGTAGCCTGAACTATTCCAACCGCGTACTTGTTGGAGAGGTTTCGACGGCTTGAAAAGGCATTGGAAGGCAGGAGTGGTCGCTGACGGCCGGGGACAACGGCCCGCCACGCGGCCGGACGACGACGGATAGTTGATGAATCGGAAAAATGTCATCCGCACGCTGAGCGTGATAGCGGTCGTGCTGTTGCTGGGGTGGTCCTTCTACTACTTCAGCGACGACACGCGGGGTTACAAGCCCATCGACACGTCGGTGGCGGTCGCCCAGATCACCGGCGACAACGTCAAGAGCGCGCAGATCGACGACCGGGAACAGCAGCTGCGGCTCGAACTCAAGAGCGGCAACGGCGACACCGAGAACAGCGACAAGATCCTCACCAAGTATCCGACCGGGTACGGGGTCACGCTGTTCGAGGCGCTTCAGGACAAGAACGTCAAGACCAACACGGTCGTCAACCAGGGCAGCATGCTCGGCTCGCTGCTGATCTACCTGCTGCCGCTGTTGCTGCTGGTCGGACTGTTCGTGATGTTCTCCCGCATGCAGACCGGCGGCCGGATGGGCTTCGGGTTCGGCAAGTCCAAAGCCAAGATGCTCAACAAGGACATGCCGAGCACCACCTTCGCCGACGTCGCCGGCGTCGACGAGGCCGTCGAAGAGCTCTACGAGATCAAGGACTTCCTGCAGAACCCGTCGCGGTATCAGGCGCTGGGCGCCAAGATCCCCAAGGGCGTGTTGCTGTTCGGCCCGCCCGGCACCGGTAAGACGCTGCTGGCGCGCGCCGTGGCCGGCGAGGCCGGGGTGCCGTTCTTCACGATCTCGGGCTCGGACTTCGTCGAGATGTTTGTCGGCGTCGGCGCCTCCCGCGTGCGCGACCTGTTCGAGCAGGCCAAGCAGAACAGCCCCTGCATCATCTTCGTCGACGAGATCGACGCCGTCGGCCGTCAGCGCGGCGCCGGCCTGGGCGGTGGCCACGACGAACGCGAGCAGACACTCAACCAGCTGCTGGTCGAGATGGACGGCTTCGGCGACCGTCAGGGCGTCATCCTGATCGCGGCCACGAACCGGCCCGACATCCTCGACCCGGCCCTGCTGCGACCGGGCCGCTTCGACCGCCAGATCCCGGTCTCCAACCCCGACCTTGCCGGCCGTCGCGCCGTGCTCAAGGTGCACTCCGCGGGTAAGCCGATCGCCCCCGACGCCGACCTCGACGGGCTGGCCAAGCGCACCGTCGGCATGTCCGGCGCCGACCTGGCCAACGTCATCAACGAGGCCGCACTGCTGACCGCCCGCGAGAACGGCACGGTGATCACCGGCCCGGCGCTGGAGGAGGCCGTCGACCGCGTCGTGGGCGGGCCCCGGCGTAAGAGCCGCATCATCAGCGAGCAGGAGAAGAAGATCACCGCCTATCACGAGGGCGGGCACACGCTCGCCGCGTGGGCGATGCCGGACATCGACCCGATCTACAAGGTGACGATCCTGGCCCGCGGCCGCACCGGCGGCCACGCAATGGCGGTCCCCGAGGACGACAAGGGCCTGATGACCCGCTCGGAGATGATCGCGCGGCTGGTGTTCGCGATGGGTGGACGCGCGGCCGAGGAACTGGTGTTCCGGGAGCCGACCACCGGCGCGGTGTCCGACATCGAGCAGGCCACCAAGATCGCCCGCGCGATGGTCACCGAGTACGGCATGAGCTCCAAGCTCGGCGCGGTGCGCTACGGCACCGAGCACGGCGATCCGTTCCTGGGCCGCACCATGGGCACCCAGGCTGACTACAGCCACGAGGTCGCTCAAATCATCGACGACGAGATTCGCAAGCTCATCGAGGCCGCCCACACCGAGGCCTGGGAGATCCTGACCGAGTACCGCGACGTGCTCGACACCCTCGCCGGCGAGCTGTTGGAGAAGGAGACGCTGCACCGCCGTGAGCTCGAGGAGATCTTCGGCGACGTGAAGAAGCGCCCGCGGCTGACCATGTTCGACGACTTCGGCGGGCGGGTGCCATCCGACAAGCCGCCGATCAAGACCCCTGGCGAGCTGGCGATCGAGCGCGGCGAGGAATGGCCGAAACCGGTGCCCGAACCCGCGTTCAAGGCCGCGATCGCCGCGGCCACCAAGGCCGCCGAAGCCACCAAGGTGGCCGAGGGCGGGCCCAACGGCGCCAACGGCAGCGGTAACGGTTCCTCCGGTCCGACACAGCCGGACTACGGCGCCCCCGCGGGATGGCACGCACCGGGCTGGCCGCCGCCGCCACAGCAGCAGCAACAGCCCCCCGTCCAGCAGCCGCACGGCTACTGGTATCCGCCGCCGCACCAGGGTTGGCAACAGCAGCAGCCCTATCCGCCGTATCCGGCGTATCCGCAGCAGGGGCCACCGCAGCAACAGGGTGGGCCACCCCAACCGCACGAGGACAAGGGTCAGGACAACAGCCGGCGTAACGGCTGACAGACCGACCGGCTCACAGGAGGCTCCATTGGCGCAGTCCCAGCACAACTCTGTCACCTTCAGCCCCGCGAACTTCGACCAGGCGCGCGCTGAGGCGGCGGTCCGCGAACTGCTGCTCGCGGTGGGGGAGGACCCAAACCGGCACGGCCTGGAGTCCACGCCCGCGCGGGTCGCGCGGGCGTACAAGGAGCTGTTCGCCGGCCTCTACATCGATCCGGATTCGGTGCTGGACACCACCTTCGACGAGCAGCACGACGAGCTTGTGTTGGTCAAGCAGATCCCGATGTACTCGACGTGCGAACACCACCTGGTGTCGTTCCACGGCGTCGCGCACGTGGGCTACATCCCAGGCCAGGACGGCCGCGTCACCGGGTTGTCCAAGATCGCCCGGCTGGTCGATCTCTACGCCAAGCGACCGCAGGTGCAGGAACGGCTCACCGGTCAGATCGCGGACGCGATGATGCGCAAACTCGATCCGCGGGGTGTGATCGTCGTGGTCGAGGCCGAGCACCTGTGCATGGCGATGCGTGGGGTGCGCAAGCCGGGCGCGGTGACGACCACATCGGCCGTGCGCGGACAGTTCAAGGTCGACGCGGCATCGAGGGCCGAGGCGCTGGACCTGATATTGCGCAAGTGAACTCGACACGGGTGCGAGTCATGGGGGTCGTGAACGTCACCGACGACTCCTTCTCCGACGGAGGGCTGTTCCTCGACCGCGACCGCGCTGTAGAGCACGGGCTCGAGCTGGTCGGCCAAGGCGCTGCGATCGTCGACGTGGGCGGTGAGTCCACTCGCCCCGGGGCGACGCGCATCGACCCCGACGTCGAGAAATCGCGGGTGTGCCCGGTCATCAGGGAGCTCGCCGCCCACGGTGTCACCGTCAGCATCGACACCATGCACGCCGACGTCGCGCGCGCCGCGCTCGAGAACGGCGCCCACATCGTCAACGACGTCTCCGGCGGCCGCGCGGACCCGGACATGGCGCCGTTGCTCGCCGACGCGAAAGTGCCGTGGGTGCTGATGCATTGGCGCTCGGTGGGCGCGGACCGGCCGCACGCGGTGCCCGCCTATCGGAACGTGGTCGACGAGGTCCGGACCGAACTGCTCGCCAGTGTGGACGCCGCGGTGGCCGCCGGCGTCGACGCGGCCAATGTCATCATCGATCCGGGGCTGGGCTTCGCCAAGACGGGCGACCACAACTGGGCGCTGTTGCGTGCGCTGCCCGAATTCGTGGCCACCGGCATCCCGGTGTTGGTCGGCGCGTCGCGCAAACGCTTCCTCGGAACGCTGCTCGCGGACTCCGAGGGACAACCGCGGCCGCCGGACGGGCGGGAGACCGCGACGGCGGTGATCTCGGCGCTGGCGGGTCTGCACGGCGCCTGGGGCGTGCGGGTGCACGATGTGCGCGCCTCGGTCGACGCGGTCAAGGTGTTGGAGGCGTGGTCGCATGGCTGACCGAATCGAGTTGCGGGGCTTGCGAGTTCGCGGCTATCACGGCGTCTACGAGCACGAGCGTCGCGACGGCCAGGACTTCATCGTCGACATCACGGTTTGGATCGACCTCGCGGCCGCGGCGGCCAGTGACGACCTCGCCGACACCCTGGACTACGGCGCGTTGGCGCAGCGGGCGGCCGACGTCATCGCCGGACCGCCGCGGGACCTGATCGAGACGGTGGCCGCCGAGATCGCCGAGGGCGTCATGGAAGACGAGCGAGTGCATGCCGTCGAGGTGGTCCTGCATAAGCCCGCCGCACCGATCCCGCTGGCGTTCTCCGACGTCGCGGTCGTCGCGCGTCGTTCGCGGCGCGGTCGGGGTGGCCCTTGACCACCGCGGTTCTGTCGATCGGGTCGAATCTCGGCGACCGGCTGGCGATGCTTCGGTCGGTCGCCGACGGGCTCGGCGGTGCGCTGCGCGCGGCGTCGCCGGTGTACGAGACCGCGCCGTGGGGCGGTGTCGAGCAGGGGCCGTTCCTCAACGCCGTCCTCATCGCCGAGGATCCGGCGCTCGACGGCCACGGTTGGCTACGGCGCGCCCACGACTTCGAACGAGCCGCCGAGCGGGTGCGCGAACAGCGGTGGGGCCCGCGCACGCTCGACGTCGACATCGTGACCTGCCGAACCGGGGGACGTGAGCTGATCTCGCAGGACGCCGAGCTGACTCTGCCCCATCCGCGTGCCCATGAACGCGCGTTCGTGCTGGTGCCGTGGCTGGCGGTGGAACCGGACGCGGCGCTGACGGTCGCAGGCGAGCCGCGCCGGGTCGACGAACTGCTCTCGGCGCTCGAAACGGCCGAACGCGAAGGCGTCCACCGCACCGAGTTGGTGTTGCGCTGATGGGGCCGACGCGCAAGCGCGACCTCGCGGCCGCTGCGGTGCTCACCGCTGTCGTCGGCTATTTGCTCGTGCTGGCGTCGTACCGATGGTTCCCGCCGATAACCCTGTGGACGGGTGTCTCGCTGCTGGCCGTAGCGATCGCCGAAGCGGGCTGGGCGTTCCACGTGCGAGCCAAGATCAACGACGGTGAGATCGGCGTGGGATCCGGCCGGCTGAACCCCCTCGCGGTGGCGAGGTCGGTGGTGATCGCCAAGGCCTCGGCATGGGTTGGCGCGCTGGTGTTCGGTTGGTGGTTGGCCGTCCTGGTCTATCTGTTGCCGCGTCGCTCCACTCTGCGCGTCGCCGCCGAGGACACCGCGGGCGCCGCGGTGGCCGCCGGGTGTGCACTGGCTCTGGTGGTTGCTGCGCTGTGGTTGCAGCATTGCTGCAAGTCGCCGGGTGAGCCGCCGGAGAACCCCAATGGGGCAACGGATTAACGAAGTTCGGCCGACGCGAGAACGAATCGCCGACGAGGCGACACGCGGAGTGACCTGTGACAGGTACAGTCGCCCCCATGACCGATCCGACCCGCAGCGCACGCTATCGGCGTGCCGGCCGCAGGCCGGGTTGGATGCTGTTGACCGCGTTGCTGGTGCTGGCGATCGCGGCCAGCTCCGCCCTGGTGTTCACCGATCGGGTGGAGCTGCTCAAGCTGGCGGTCATCCTGGCGTTGTGGGCGGCGGTGGTCGCGGCGTTCGTCTCGGTCATCTACCGACGGCAGAGCGATGTCGACCAGGCCAAGGTGCGCGACCTCAAGCTCGTCTACGACCTGCAGCTGGACCGTGAGATCTCGGCGCGGCGCGAATACGAGCTGTCGTTGGAGACGCAACTGCGCCGCGAACTGGAAGCCGAGGTGCGCGCCCAGGCCGCCGACGAGATGGCGACGTTGCGGGCGGAACTGTCCGCGCTGCGCGCCAACCTGGAGATCCTCTTCGATGCGGACCTGTCGCACCGGCCCGCCATCGAGCCCGAGCGCACGACGGTGCGCGCCTACAGCGACTGGGCGCGGGATTCGGAGACCACGGGACGCGTCAGCAGCAGCCGCATCGACGAATACCGGCCCGACATCGAAGAGAGGACCGAGGAAAGTCCGATCATCGATGTGCCCGCCGAACCCCAACCGCCGGAATTCGATTGGCAGCCCACCGCCGAGCGCGGTGGGGCGCACCGCAGGGCCGGCGACGCCGACTGGGGTCGCCAGTCGGCCGAGGAGCCGAGCTCGTGGTCACCGCCGCCACCGCCGCCGCCACCCCCGCCGCCGCCCCCGCCGCCGGCGGCCGAGCCCGTGGCGCCCCCGCCACCTCGGGCCGAACCCGTTGCACCCCCACCGCCGCCGGCCCCCGAGCCGGCGCCGACGAGCGAGTGGCAGCCCGCACCCGCCGACGGGCGCTGGATTCCGCCGGGTGCCCCGGGCAGCAACTGGGTGTCGCGCGGCAACGGATCGACGACCGAGTACGTCGGCAGGCGCCGGGCCCCAGAAGCCGAGGACGATGTCGTCGGCCCGGTCGCCGAGCCCGACCTCTCGACACCGCCGCCCGAACCGCCACGTGGCAGACATTCGGCGCCGCCGGCCAGCGGCGATTCGCGGCGCCCCGCGCAGCAGACCGTGCCCACAGAACCGCCGGAACCCTCCCCGGAATCACCGGCTCCCACCGGGCGGCGGCACCGCAACGCCGACGACCCCGACACCGCCGGACAGTCCGTCGCCGAACTGTTGGCCCGGCTGCAGGCGAGCCCCACACCGGGCGGGCGTCGCAGACGCCGCGAGGAGTGAGTTAATCTCGTAGCGACCGTCCGGTACCCGCACCGCGGGACTGGAACGTACACCCATCAACTCGCAGCGAGGTCGACTTCATGGTCGCCATGGGGACCCCACCTGGCGGATTCCGCCCGGCGCGGCTCACTGTCGGCATCGTTTCGGCAGGTCGTGTCGGTTCCGCGCTGGGTGTCGCCCTCGAGCGCGCCGAGCACGTCGTGGTGGCGTGCAGCGGGGTTTCGCGTGCGTCGCGCGACCGCGCCCAGCGCCGGCTGCCCGACACCGCGGTGCTTCCGGTCGACGAGGTGGCCAGCCGTTCCGAACTGCTGATCCTCGCGGTGCCCGACGCCGAGCTCGAGAAGTTGGTGTCCGGTCTGGCCGCGACCGGGTCGGTGCGGTCGGGCACGATCGTCGCGCACACCTCCGGTGCAAACGGAATCGCCGTGCTGGCACCGCTGACATCGCAGGGCTGCATACCGTTGGCCATCCATCCGGCGATGACCTTCACCGGCACCGACGAGGACATCGACCGCTTGGCCGACACCTGCTTCGGGGTGACGGCCGCCGACGAGGTCGGATACGCGATCGCCCAATCGCTTGTGCTCGAGATCGGCGGGGAGCCGTTCCGGGTCCGCGAGGACGCGCGCACGCTCTATCACGCGGCACTGGCGCATGCCAGCAATCACCTGGTGACGGTGCTGCTCGACGCGGTCGAGGGCTTGCGGTCGGCGCTGTGGGGCCAGGAGCTGCTCGGCCAGGAACTGGTCGGCGATGCGCCGGGCGGTCTGCCCGAGCGGGTCGTCGGCCCGCTGGCGCGCGCGTCTTTGGAGAACGCGCTGCAACGCGGGCAGGCGGCATTGACCGGCCCGGTGGCACGCGGGGACGCCGCCGCTGTGGCGCGTCATCTGGAAGCCCTGACGGAGGTGAATCCCGAATTGGCGCAGGCATATCGGGCGAACTCATTGCGCTCCGCCCAGCGTGCGCACGCACCGGACGAGGTGGTCGCCGTGCTCGCCGCCGATCCGGACCGCGGCGGGAGCTCGCGACGGACGGAGATGGGCCGATGACCATTCGCAAACCGCAGTTCACGGCGGGCGAACTGAACGTCTACTCGAAACCCGGTGACGTCACGGCGGTCACCAGGGCGCTGCGTGCCACCGGTCGGCGCGTGATGCTGGTCCCGACGATGGGCGCTCTGCACGAGGGTCACCGCATGCTCATCCGCTCCGCAAAGCGTGTCCAGGGCGCCGTCGTGGTGGTGTCGATCTTCGTCAACCCGCTGCAGTTCGGGGCGGGTGAGGACCTCGAGGCGTATCCGCGCACGCTCGACGACGACCTCGCCGCCTTGGGCGAAGAAGGCGTCGAGATCGCGTTCACGCCGACCGTCGCCGACATGTACCCCGACGGCACCCGCACGTCGGTCCATCCCGGGCCGCTCGGTGCCGACCTCGAAGGCGCTTCTCGGCCAACGCATTTCGCTGGTGTGCTGACGGTGGTGCTCAAGCTGCTCAACATTGTCCGTCCCGACCACGCGTTCTTCGGGGAGAAGGACTACCAGCAGTTGGCGCTGATCCGGCAGATGATCGCCGACCTC includes:
- the lpqG gene encoding lipoprotein lpqG, with amino-acid sequence MPIAARAKTPTRILAAAAAGLIALLSGCDATAAPVLTNDDNSTQRQVTVVGSGEVLGTPDTLTINAGMEVVAADAAGALNQTSQLQRGVIDALVDSGIDRKDINTSEVSVQPQYAGGDTTTINGYRATNTIDIKVRALNTAPQVFGIIASRGGNATRINNVTLAIEDDSQLVREARARAFNDAKSRAEQYALLAELDLGKVLSISEVPSSSPPTPYPGPRGQAAEMATVPFEPGQQAVGFNVTVVYELT
- the gutB_1 gene encoding dehydrogenase translates to MVVRDDVPEPVPQEGQVLVAVKACGICGSDLHFAKHGDQMVRLTREITGMPVQGGLPVDLGNDVFMGHEFSAEILEAGPGTDAPAAGTLVTSLPVLLSPKGFEPIMSSNTVLGGYAERMLLSVPLLLSVPDGVDPRHAALTEPLAVGLHAVNKSNIAPGEAALVIGCGPIGIAIIAALRLKGIEHVAAADFSVRRRELAATMGAHVTLDPAQGSPFDGATPAVTFEAVGIPGIIDDVMRRAPLGSRLVVAGVCMQPDTVTPLFGIAKEINVQFVNSYDHNEFAETLRAIADGRIDVSPLITGEVGLEGVGAAFDELADPDTHCKIMVTP
- a CDS encoding alpha/beta hydrolase fold protein, translating into MGIVITWTERFVDTNGVHLRVLEAGEPGAPLVVLAHGFPELGFSWRHQLPALAKAGYHVLAPDQRGYGQSSKPEAVDAYTIVELSADIVGLLDDVGADRAVIVGHDFGGVVAWASPLLHPDRFAGVVGVCTPPVPRSRVPTTQAFRRIFGEKFFYILYFQEPGPADAELNRDPATSIRKLLASTASSKGGLVGDRMIAQGPAGLLSRIPEPDGLPDWINERELDHYVEEFTRTGFTGALNWYRCFDRNWELTANTPATTIGVPALFVGATEDPTQAFARRDRAREVVSGDYREVMIDGGHWLPQERPAAVNAALLGFLNRLDW
- the ftsH_1 gene encoding ATP-dependent metalloprotease FtsH, producing MNRKNVIRTLSVIAVVLLLGWSFYYFSDDTRGYKPIDTSVAVAQITGDNVKSAQIDDREQQLRLELKSGNGDTENSDKILTKYPTGYGVTLFEALQDKNVKTNTVVNQGSMLGSLLIYLLPLLLLVGLFVMFSRMQTGGRMGFGFGKSKAKMLNKDMPSTTFADVAGVDEAVEELYEIKDFLQNPSRYQALGAKIPKGVLLFGPPGTGKTLLARAVAGEAGVPFFTISGSDFVEMFVGVGASRVRDLFEQAKQNSPCIIFVDEIDAVGRQRGAGLGGGHDEREQTLNQLLVEMDGFGDRQGVILIAATNRPDILDPALLRPGRFDRQIPVSNPDLAGRRAVLKVHSAGKPIAPDADLDGLAKRTVGMSGADLANVINEAALLTARENGTVITGPALEEAVDRVVGGPRRKSRIISEQEKKITAYHEGGHTLAAWAMPDIDPIYKVTILARGRTGGHAMAVPEDDKGLMTRSEMIARLVFAMGGRAAEELVFREPTTGAVSDIEQATKIARAMVTEYGMSSKLGAVRYGTEHGDPFLGRTMGTQADYSHEVAQIIDDEIRKLIEAAHTEAWEILTEYRDVLDTLAGELLEKETLHRRELEEIFGDVKKRPRLTMFDDFGGRVPSDKPPIKTPGELAIERGEEWPKPVPEPAFKAAIAAATKAAEATKVAEGGPNGANGSGNGSSGPTQPDYGAPAGWHAPGWPPPPQQQQQPPVQQPHGYWYPPPHQGWQQQQPYPPYPAYPQQGPPQQQGGPPQPHEDKGQDNSRRNG
- the folE_2 gene encoding GTP cyclohydrolase I, with translation MAQSQHNSVTFSPANFDQARAEAAVRELLLAVGEDPNRHGLESTPARVARAYKELFAGLYIDPDSVLDTTFDEQHDELVLVKQIPMYSTCEHHLVSFHGVAHVGYIPGQDGRVTGLSKIARLVDLYAKRPQVQERLTGQIADAMMRKLDPRGVIVVVEAEHLCMAMRGVRKPGAVTTTSAVRGQFKVDAASRAEALDLILRK
- the folP1 gene encoding dihydropteroate synthase, which codes for MGVVNVTDDSFSDGGLFLDRDRAVEHGLELVGQGAAIVDVGGESTRPGATRIDPDVEKSRVCPVIRELAAHGVTVSIDTMHADVARAALENGAHIVNDVSGGRADPDMAPLLADAKVPWVLMHWRSVGADRPHAVPAYRNVVDEVRTELLASVDAAVAAGVDAANVIIDPGLGFAKTGDHNWALLRALPEFVATGIPVLVGASRKRFLGTLLADSEGQPRPPDGRETATAVISALAGLHGAWGVRVHDVRASVDAVKVLEAWSHG
- the folB gene encoding dihydroneopterin aldolase FolB → MADRIELRGLRVRGYHGVYEHERRDGQDFIVDITVWIDLAAAAASDDLADTLDYGALAQRAADVIAGPPRDLIETVAAEIAEGVMEDERVHAVEVVLHKPAAPIPLAFSDVAVVARRSRRGRGGP
- the sulD gene encoding 2-amino-4-hydroxy-6-hydroxymethyldihydropteridinepyrophosphokinase → MTTAVLSIGSNLGDRLAMLRSVADGLGGALRAASPVYETAPWGGVEQGPFLNAVLIAEDPALDGHGWLRRAHDFERAAERVREQRWGPRTLDVDIVTCRTGGRELISQDAELTLPHPRAHERAFVLVPWLAVEPDAALTVAGEPRRVDELLSALETAEREGVHRTELVLR
- a CDS encoding Protein of uncharacterised function (DUF3180), with the protein product MGPTRKRDLAAAAVLTAVVGYLLVLASYRWFPPITLWTGVSLLAVAIAEAGWAFHVRAKINDGEIGVGSGRLNPLAVARSVVIAKASAWVGALVFGWWLAVLVYLLPRRSTLRVAAEDTAGAAVAAGCALALVVAALWLQHCCKSPGEPPENPNGATD
- a CDS encoding conserved alanine, arginine and proline rich membrane protein, which codes for MLLTALLVLAIAASSALVFTDRVELLKLAVILALWAAVVAAFVSVIYRRQSDVDQAKVRDLKLVYDLQLDREISARREYELSLETQLRRELEAEVRAQAADEMATLRAELSALRANLEILFDADLSHRPAIEPERTTVRAYSDWARDSETTGRVSSSRIDEYRPDIEERTEESPIIDVPAEPQPPEFDWQPTAERGGAHRRAGDADWGRQSAEEPSSWSPPPPPPPPPPPPPPPAAEPVAPPPPRAEPVAPPPPPAPEPAPTSEWQPAPADGRWIPPGAPGSNWVSRGNGSTTEYVGRRRAPEAEDDVVGPVAEPDLSTPPPEPPRGRHSAPPASGDSRRPAQQTVPTEPPEPSPESPAPTGRRHRNADDPDTAGQSVAELLARLQASPTPGGRRRRREE
- a CDS encoding NAD-dependent glycerol-3-phosphate dehydrogenase-like protein gives rise to the protein MVAMGTPPGGFRPARLTVGIVSAGRVGSALGVALERAEHVVVACSGVSRASRDRAQRRLPDTAVLPVDEVASRSELLILAVPDAELEKLVSGLAATGSVRSGTIVAHTSGANGIAVLAPLTSQGCIPLAIHPAMTFTGTDEDIDRLADTCFGVTAADEVGYAIAQSLVLEIGGEPFRVREDARTLYHAALAHASNHLVTVLLDAVEGLRSALWGQELLGQELVGDAPGGLPERVVGPLARASLENALQRGQAALTGPVARGDAAAVARHLEALTEVNPELAQAYRANSLRSAQRAHAPDEVVAVLAADPDRGGSSRRTEMGR
- the panC gene encoding pantothenate synthetase is translated as MTIRKPQFTAGELNVYSKPGDVTAVTRALRATGRRVMLVPTMGALHEGHRMLIRSAKRVQGAVVVVSIFVNPLQFGAGEDLEAYPRTLDDDLAALGEEGVEIAFTPTVADMYPDGTRTSVHPGPLGADLEGASRPTHFAGVLTVVLKLLNIVRPDHAFFGEKDYQQLALIRQMIADLNVDTRIVGVPIVREADGLAMSSRNRYLDSEQREHAGALSAALLAGMYAAGEGTAAALDAARAVLDSVPAIEVDYLDVRDPMLGPPPEVGAARMLVAGRLGPTRLVDNIAIDIGVPSGAGPDVAFDEHELPWRN